The Toxorhynchites rutilus septentrionalis strain SRP chromosome 3, ASM2978413v1, whole genome shotgun sequence genome includes a region encoding these proteins:
- the LOC129777774 gene encoding very-long-chain (3R)-3-hydroxyacyl-CoA dehydratase hpo-8-like isoform X1, producing MAIEKKSHSAFVKSYLIIYNAVQFIGWFYIYIQFVGHFLAGQPSNSLWDKVGSVTYFFQLLTILEFFHAVLRIVPSNPLITLLQVFGRCLVVVGAIDATPTGKISPGLPIALFCWSLAETVRYSYYVMHLVLPKVPHFATWLRYTIFIPLYPAGFFGELLCFYWAQSYILETDMWSISMPNRANFSFSFYYFVWMMAIGYLPVFPQMYLHMLAQRKKTLAGAEKQKTK from the exons AtggcgattgaaaaaaaatcacattcggCATTTGTGAAATCTTATTTAATAATCTACAATGCCGTGCAATTTATTGG ATGGTTCTATATATACATACAATTCGTCGGTCACTTCTTAGCCGGCCAACCATCGAATAGCCTGTGGGACAAAGTTGGTTCAGTTACGTACTTTTTTCAACTGCTTACAATTCTTGAG TTTTTCCACGCCGTGCTTCGCATCGTTCCAAGCAATCCGCTAATAACTCTACTGCAAGTTTTTGGTCGCTGTCTGGTCGTAGTTGGAGCAATCGATGCAACTCCGACCGGCAAAATCTCCCCCGGCCTCCCGATAGCTCTGTTTTGCTGGAGTCTAGCCGAAACTGTTCGCTACAGCTACTACGTGATGCATTTGGTATTGCCCAAAGTCCCCCACTTCGCGACATGGCTCCGCTATACCATCTTCATTCCGCTCTATCCGGCTGGGTTTTTTGGCGAGTTGTTGTGCTTTTACTGGGCCCAGAGCTACATTCTAGAGACGGACATGTGGAGCATTTCGATGCCGAACCGAGCCAACTTTAGCTTTTCTTTCTACTACTTCGTGTGGATGATGGCCATCGGATATCTACCAGTGTTTCCCCAGATGTATCTGCATATGTTGGCTCAACGCAAGAAAACGTTGGCTGGAGCCGAAAAACAGAAAACTAAATGA
- the LOC129777774 gene encoding very-long-chain (3R)-3-hydroxyacyl-CoA dehydratase 2-like isoform X2 produces the protein MPCNLLAGQPSNSLWDKVGSVTYFFQLLTILEFFHAVLRIVPSNPLITLLQVFGRCLVVVGAIDATPTGKISPGLPIALFCWSLAETVRYSYYVMHLVLPKVPHFATWLRYTIFIPLYPAGFFGELLCFYWAQSYILETDMWSISMPNRANFSFSFYYFVWMMAIGYLPVFPQMYLHMLAQRKKTLAGAEKQKTK, from the exons ATGCCGTGCAATTTATTGG CCGGCCAACCATCGAATAGCCTGTGGGACAAAGTTGGTTCAGTTACGTACTTTTTTCAACTGCTTACAATTCTTGAG TTTTTCCACGCCGTGCTTCGCATCGTTCCAAGCAATCCGCTAATAACTCTACTGCAAGTTTTTGGTCGCTGTCTGGTCGTAGTTGGAGCAATCGATGCAACTCCGACCGGCAAAATCTCCCCCGGCCTCCCGATAGCTCTGTTTTGCTGGAGTCTAGCCGAAACTGTTCGCTACAGCTACTACGTGATGCATTTGGTATTGCCCAAAGTCCCCCACTTCGCGACATGGCTCCGCTATACCATCTTCATTCCGCTCTATCCGGCTGGGTTTTTTGGCGAGTTGTTGTGCTTTTACTGGGCCCAGAGCTACATTCTAGAGACGGACATGTGGAGCATTTCGATGCCGAACCGAGCCAACTTTAGCTTTTCTTTCTACTACTTCGTGTGGATGATGGCCATCGGATATCTACCAGTGTTTCCCCAGATGTATCTGCATATGTTGGCTCAACGCAAGAAAACGTTGGCTGGAGCCGAAAAACAGAAAACTAAATGA